The sequence ACACCCAACCGTtgcaattctctctctctctctctctctctctctctctctctctctctctctctctctctctctctctctcttcaattcATTATATCTGTCACTCAAATTCCCAAtttcaaaaagcaaaaaaaaaaacgatacaCAACACTCTCCTCTCTACTTTcgcgaaaaccctaatttcatagATCTGTTTTCTCTACAATCGCCTCTCTTCCGCTTCTAGATCTGAGGATCTACTCTCAAGTTTCTCCCTCAGAAACTCGCTACCATGGCTACCAAGCTCCCGCTTGAATCCAGCAACAACGCCAATGTCGCGAAACCTCgagccgccgccgccgccgggAAGACGATCGAGGAAATGTATCAGAAGAAATCGCAGCTGGAACACATCCTTCTCCGTCCTGATACCTACATCGGATCAATTGAGAAACACACCCAATCGCTTTGGGTGTATGAGAACGAAGAGATGGTTTATCGTCCTGTTACCTACGTTCCTGGATTGTATAAGATCTTTGATGAGATTCTCGTGAACGCCGCCGATAACAAACAGAGAGATCCGTCGATGGATTCTGTGCAAGTTGTGATCGATGTTGAGAAGAATCTGATTAGTGTTTGTAACACTGGAGATGGAGTTCCTGTGGAGATTCATCAGGAAGAAGGTATCTATGTGCCTGAGATGATTTTTGGTCATTTGTTGACGAGTAGTAACTACGATGATAATGTGAAGAAGACCACTGGTGGAAGAAACGGTTATGGTGCTAAGCTTACTAATATCTTCTCTACTGAGTTCGTCATAGAGACTGCTGACGGGAAGAGACTCAAGAAGTATAAGCAGGTATTGATTCGTTTCTTGCTTCTGTGTTGTTGATTCGTTTAGGAACTGAAGTTTTACTGGTTGTTGTTTCATATCTCTGGCGTAATTGATTTGttgagtttatgatttaggtcTTTGAGAACAACATGGGGAAGAAGTCAGAACCAGTTATAACCAAGTGCAAGAAGAGTGAGAACTGGACGAAGGTTACATTCAAACCAGATTTGACGAAGTTTAACATGACTGAGTTGGAGAGCGATGTGGTTGCTTTAATGAGTAAGCGAGTGTTTGATATTGCTGGATGTTTGGGGAAGTCTGTCAAAGTTGAGCTGAATGGCAAACGAATACCAGTCAAGTCATTCACTGACTATGTGGATTTGTACCTAAATGCGGCTAACAAATCAAGGACTGAGCCTCTCCCAAGGTTTGTTCCCGTGATTTGCTATTGCTCAGTtataacaattgtgtttcttggaATGTATCTTTGATCTTTGGTGTTTTCTGTGATTAGGATGACTGAGAAAGTTAATGACAGATGGGAAATTTGTGTTAGCTTAAGTGATGGACAGTTTCAGCAGGTGTGTATACATTTTGCTGTGTATTAGTATTACCTTTTTTTCATATGAAGAATTGAGTAAAGCCTTAACAACGTTTTCTGCTGCTATCAGGTCAGCTTCGTCAACTCTATAGCAACGATCAAGGGTGGTACTCATGTTGATTATGTGACGAGTCAGATCACAAACTATATTGTGGGTATTGTaaacaaaaagagtaaaacCGCTAACGTTAAGTCCCATAATGTGAAGAACCATCTGTGGGTGTTTGTCAATGCACTGATTGACAATCCTGCTTTTGATtcccaaacaaaagaaactctGACTCTTCGACAGAGCAGTTTCGGATCCAAATGTGAGCTTTCAAAAGATCTTCTGAAGAAAGGTATGGTGTGCTTGATCTGTCTTTTTTGGGTAAGTGATGTAACTGATTTTTAGAAGAGTGATGAAtcctttttttgttatgtaatgTTTGTTTTAGTGGAAAAATCTGGCGTAGTGGAGAATCTGCTTTCATGGGCCGATTTCAAGCAGAGCAAAGACCTAAAGAAAAGTGATGGAGCCAAAACAGGGAGGGTTGTAGTTGAGAAGTTAGAGGATGCAAACGAAGCTGGAGGGAAGAACTCTAAAAACTGTACGTTGATTTTGACTGAAGGTGATTCAGCCAAAAGTCTAGCTGTAAGTGATTCTGATCTATAGTTTCTGCCACCTTTCATTTTTTATCACAACACTCCTAATACTCGTTATGGTCAGATGGCGGGTATGTCTGAAGTGGGTCAAGACTATTATGGTGTGTTTCCGCTTCGAGGAAAGCTATTGAATGTTAGGGAAGCCAGCACCACTCAGATTACAAACAATAAGGAAATtgagaacttaaaaaaaattcttgggCTAAAGCAACATATGAAGTACGAGAATGTTAACTCATTGAGATATGGCCATATGATGATCATGACTGATCAAGTATGTTTACAGTCTATTTCTTATCTTTACGCTCAGTGCAGTATTCTAgatatatacatgttttcttgacgaaatctctctctctccaccttGTTCAGGATCATGATGGTTCCCATATAAAGGGGCTCCTAATCAATTTTATCCACTCTTTCTGGCCGTCGTTACTCAAAGTTCCATCATTCATAGTTGAGTTTATAACACCCATTGTGAAGGTAAGTAGAAAGACTTTATCCttctttcatagtttttttatagCGCTTGATATAGTAGATAAAAGAATGCTAACAACTTCCCTGAACATATCATACTCAGGCTAAGCACAAGAAGACTAAAaaagttttgtcatttttctcaATGCCTGAGTACGAAGACTGGAAAGAAAGTCTGAGGGGTAATGCAACCGGATGGACTATCAAATACTACAAGGTTTTCTTTCTGTTATAACTATTTAGAGACGAACTTTTTGTAAGTGCTCAAGTTCACTGCATACTAATTGTCCATATATCTTTCCAGGGGTTGGGTACAAGTGATAAGGTGGAGGCGAAAGAGTACTTTAGTAATCTTAGTCTTCACAAAAAGGATTTTGTTTGGGAGGATGAACAAGATGGAGAAGCCATTGAACTTGCTTTCAGTAAAAAGAAGATTGAAGCCCGAAAAAATTGGCTTTCGAACTATGTGGTATGGAGGATTTgagttatcttttaaaatatctgTTTTCTGCTTATTACATCTGCCTATTCTGATTTCCTCTATTCCATTCAGCCTGGCACTCATCTTGATCAGAGAGAACCGAAAGTTACATACAGTGACTTCGTGAACAAAGAACTGATCTTGTTCTCCATGGCGGATCTTCAACGGTCAATTCCCTCAATGGTTGATGGGCTCAAGCCCGGTCAGAGAAAGATACTTTTCTGTGCATTCAAGAAAAACTTAGTTAAAGAAATTAAGGTTGCCCAATTCGTTGGTTATGTATCGGAGAATTCAGCTTATCATCATGGCGAGCAGAGTCTTTCCAGCACTATCATAGGCATGGCACAGGATTACTTGGGCAGCAACAATATCAACTTACTTAAACCAAATGGCCAATTTGGTACACGAGCTTCGGTAAGGATAGCTAATAGACCAACTGTTCTCATTAGTCTATGCTTGTGCTCATCATAGTGTACCCAATTGTAGGGTGGAAAAGATGCAGCTAGTGCAAGATACATTTTCACTGAACTCTCTCCTGCAACAAGGATCTTGTTTCCCAAGGATGATGATGTCCTACTTGATTACTTGAACGAAGATGGGCAAAAGATAGAGCCAACTTGGTAATTATTTCCCCTccttaattgtttgtttttttctcttttcagacTAGTTAACTTAATATGTTAATGCTGGTTAGGTACATGCCCATAATTCCAACTGTACTTGTCAATGGCTCTGAAGGCATTGGAACTGGGTGGAGCACGTTCATACCGAACTACAACCCTAGAGAGATTGTTGCTAACATAAGGCGTCGACTCAATGGTGAAAGTGTGGTTCCTATGGATCCTTGGTATAGAGGTTTTAAAGGAACTATTGAGAAAACTGCGTCCAAGGAAGGTGGATGTACCTACACAATCACTGGTCTATATGAGGAAGTTGATGACACAACTATTAGCATTACGGAGCTGCCCATCAGGAGGTGGACTGATGATTATAAACAATTCTTGCAGTCATTAAAGACAGATAATGGTGCCCCCTTTCTCCAGGTAGAATGCATGCTTTAATTAGAAACTaaactagtatttttttatgcCGCTTTCTGAGTCGTTCTTTTTTTCTGCAGGACGTCAGGTCATACAGTGACACTTCATCTGTGAGTTTTGACCTTAAATTGAGTGAAGAGAACATGCTGGAGGCTCGGCAAGAGGGCTTTCTTAAGAAATTCAAACTCACCACGACAATCTCTACAAGTAATATGCATCTCTTTGATAAAAAAGGTGTCATAAAGAAATATGCGTCTTCAGAACAAAGTAAGAAGATATCCAACTTGTtttcattctgtttttttttttctcctttagaAGACATACTAATGTCACATCCCTATGTTGCAGTCGTTGAAGAGTTCTTTGACCTCAGGCATGAATACTATGAGAAGAGAAAGGTTCGAAAACAAACTATGATTCAGTCCTTTAGAGGTTTTAGTCATCATGGTAACTGTCTTAACTGTTTTTCTGATGTATACAGGATACTATGCTGAGGAATCTGGAACTTGAGCTGCtgaaactagaaaacaaagTGAAGTTCATTCTTGGAGTTGTCAGTGGAGAAATCATAGTGAATAATAGAAAGAAAGCTGATCTTGTTGAGGACTTGAGACAGAGAGGGTTTACACCATTTCCGAAGAAGTTAATGCCTGTAGAAGCTGCAGTTGCTGGAGCAGTTGATGCAGCTGAAGAATCTGAAGAAAGCTCAGTGGATCCTGCAGATTCCGCAGACACTTATATACCTGGCTCAGAGTATGACTACCTATTGGCAATGGCTATAGGATCGTTGACTATAGAGAAAGTCCAGGAGTTATTGTCAGACAGAGATAAAATGATTGAAACAGTTGAAGACTTGAAAAAACACACGCCGAGATCCCTCTGGCTCAGAGACCTGGACTCTCTTGACAAGGAGCTAGATGTAAGGATTCACAAAGCTATCCCTTATATAACgcttaatatttaatttgtcaCTGATATATCTGTTCCTCATATTGCAGAAACTTGATCAGGCCGATGCTAAAGCCGAAATAGACAGAAAGGTAGCACTGGAAAAAATCAGGGCCAGTTCTGGAGCACCAGTAAAGGCTAAAAAACAGGCGCCAAAGAAACCGGTAGCAAAGAAGACCACAAAGAAAGCCAGTGAATCCGAAACAACAGAGGCTTCCTGTTCAGCAATGGATACTGGTTAGTCTCCTCGTACTCCAGCGTTTTCATtgcgttttgttttcttggttggATCTAATATAcgttggaaacttttttttgattctATAAGATAACAACGTAGCAGAAGTGGTGAAGCCAAAAGGGAGAGAAGGAGGAGCCAAAAAGAAGGCCCCAGCTGCAAAGGTGATTATTGCTTATAGTTAATTGATAGGTTGAATTGAATGACAAGAAAATACTTGAGCTGTTcggtttttgttttgcaggaggTTCAGGAGGATGAAATGTTGGATCTAGCACAACGGCTTGCTCAATACAATTTTGGCCCAGCAGCTGCGGATTCAAGCAGTAAGCTGATAAACAGTTTTGACAAAGAAGCATTGATCTAACACAACCTATTGTATGTAATTTGGGTCCTAAAGTTCAGTCTTGTCTTTCTTGTGGTTTTTATCAACAGAAGCAACTGAAACAGGGAAAGCAATCGACGtggacgatgatgatgatgatgatgatgacgtggTAGTTGAGGTAGCTGCACCAGCAAAGANAACGTTAAGTTGTGGAGTCGACCCGGAAACGTTAAGTTGCGGAGTCGAGGTGGTTCTTGGTACTCTTCTGGGAGGATTCATTGGAATGGAGTTCACGGGTTTGCTGCAGCATCGAACCTGAAGGTAGTCGGAAGTCAAAAACTCAAATGGAGACAGGGTAAGGATGTAAAATCGGCAAGCACGTTGAAATTACCTTTTACGTAAAATCTTCCTAT comes from Camelina sativa cultivar DH55 chromosome 19, Cs, whole genome shotgun sequence and encodes:
- the LOC104767809 gene encoding DNA topoisomerase 2-like, coding for MATKLPLESSNNANVAKPRAAAAAGKTIEEMYQKKSQLEHILLRPDTYIGSIEKHTQSLWVYENEEMVYRPVTYVPGLYKIFDEILVNAADNKQRDPSMDSVQVVIDVEKNLISVCNTGDGVPVEIHQEEGIYVPEMIFGHLLTSSNYDDNVKKTTGGRNGYGAKLTNIFSTEFVIETADGKRLKKYKQVFENNMGKKSEPVITKCKKSENWTKVTFKPDLTKFNMTELESDVVALMSKRVFDIAGCLGKSVKVELNGKRIPVKSFTDYVDLYLNAANKSRTEPLPRMTEKVNDRWEICVSLSDGQFQQVSFVNSIATIKGGTHVDYVTSQITNYIVGIVNKKSKTANVKSHNVKNHLWVFVNALIDNPAFDSQTKETLTLRQSSFGSKCELSKDLLKKVEKSGVVENLLSWADFKQSKDLKKSDGAKTGRVVVEKLEDANEAGGKNSKNCTLILTEGDSAKSLAMAGMSEVGQDYYGVFPLRGKLLNVREASTTQITNNKEIENLKKILGLKQHMKYENVNSLRYGHMMIMTDQDHDGSHIKGLLINFIHSFWPSLLKVPSFIVEFITPIVKAKHKKTKKVLSFFSMPEYEDWKESLRGNATGWTIKYYKGLGTSDKVEAKEYFSNLSLHKKDFVWEDEQDGEAIELAFSKKKIEARKNWLSNYVPGTHLDQREPKVTYSDFVNKELILFSMADLQRSIPSMVDGLKPGQRKILFCAFKKNLVKEIKVAQFVGYVSENSAYHHGEQSLSSTIIGMAQDYLGSNNINLLKPNGQFGTRASGGKDAASARYIFTELSPATRILFPKDDDVLLDYLNEDGQKIEPTWYMPIIPTVLVNGSEGIGTGWSTFIPNYNPREIVANIRRRLNGESVVPMDPWYRGFKGTIEKTASKEGGCTYTITGLYEEVDDTTISITELPIRRWTDDYKQFLQSLKTDNGAPFLQDVRSYSDTSSVSFDLKLSEENMLEARQEGFLKKFKLTTTISTSNMHLFDKKGVIKKYASSEQIVEEFFDLRHEYYEKRKDTMLRNLELELLKLENKVKFILGVVSGEIIVNNRKKADLVEDLRQRGFTPFPKKLMPVEAAVAGAVDAAEESEESSVDPADSADTYIPGSEYDYLLAMAIGSLTIEKVQELLSDRDKMIETVEDLKKHTPRSLWLRDLDSLDKELDKLDQADAKAEIDRKVALEKIRASSGAPVKAKKQAPKKPVAKKTTKKASESETTEASCSAMDTDNNVAEVVKPKGREGGAKKKAPAAKEVQEDEMLDLAQRLAQYNFGPAAADSSKATETGKAIDVDDDDDDDDDVVVEVAAPAKXTLSCGVDPETLSCGVEVVLGTLLGGFIGMEFTGLLQHRT